From Salvelinus namaycush isolate Seneca chromosome 27, SaNama_1.0, whole genome shotgun sequence, the proteins below share one genomic window:
- the LOC120022807 gene encoding zinc fingers and homeoboxes protein 2-like gives MSSRRKSFTPCMIRVSDIIEQDDSDEMEVSTANVTKNGSSESVENQDHTLQGTIEDLGSAIEAKVVAEADPMPQLRQHGGYECKYCPFSTQNLNDFKEHVDSSHPNVILNPLYLCAVCNFSTKKFDSLTDHNETQHPGETNFKFKRVKVNNQTILEQTIEGKTNSVLFNTVDGQGGNGFVTFPPSKPITVNIGKPNMDNIPSTYPLQHTTYPLKSLYQGNDLEKRLENFIPKDQITAVNINGTMIIPDPTIIQGLSYVMPLLQRPPNLCSVPTIAVPLNSTKYNPSLDNNTTLMTSFNKFPYPTHAELSWLTAASKHPEEQIKVWFTTQRLKQGITWSPEEVEEARKKMFNGSIPPIHQTFTVLPTPISQPAKATQPLIQTSFGQSNLVLTSIANGSTMTCAPVAVTVASYVQPLKRPLTTSSFAPELKRPMAAPAEDPKEKILMAPPVPQKERLPMAPPRVPPELKRSLALPIIASEMKRSSAAPLMASKGKLPLATPLVNPKNQLPMAPSPIFPKMKRPIVTPQFKSYMLPPPSFVSKDKLPITHSLLASDLKLPISPPLIAPQVRRPTIIQSVWTPLKGPFQLPSFSQDGKKTKTQITEMKAGYVRGRLSEDKVLTPLGEANGVSRGDAKWVHDQGPHAQNGILQLYNELASKPEQQKSVQTQFPLLERMKGKTSEQLKILEENFQRNSSPTYNDVDNLVTATQLSREEIDSWFLERRALRDNLEQALLNSMGSKRLNVDKRQQQHGPLNGVRKQGGHPRSSPFAIIAPTTTCSVPLDSKSLALLKDVFAQTRWPSPEEYNQLEAQTDLARTEIVRWFKDSRSALKSGTLEWMEFFHKLNSSGQNGEGALLSTENAFSIIQRYQEVKAPKVEDIGRLTEHASLSSQEIKEWFASKLRQNTSDISQNCGQNGGSREGFGSWMEETKGMDARMGAKELVSDKDRMMEDASGRVTG, from the coding sequence ATGTCCAGTCGCAGGAAATCCTTCACCCCCTGCATGATCCGGGTTAGTGACATAATAGAGCAGGATGACTCTGACGAAATGGAAGTGTCCACTGCCAATGTGACTAAAAATGGGTCTTCAGAGTCTGTGGAAAATCAAGACCATACATTACAAGGCACTATAGAAGATCTAGGAAGTGCGATTGAAGCAAAAGTTGTGGCGGAAGCTGATCCTATGCCCCAGCTGAGGCAGCATGGAGGTTATGAGTGCAAATACTGTCCTTTCTCCACTCAGAACCTCAACGACTTCAAAGAGCACGTAGACTCCAGTCACCCCAATGTCATACTCAATCCCCTCTACCTGTGTGCCGTGTGCAACTTCAGCACCAAAAAGTTTGACTCTCTTACAGACCACAATGAGACCCAACACCCTGGAGAGACCAACTTCAAGTTCAAGAGGGTAAAAGTAAATAACCAGACTATCTTGGAGCAGACAATCGAAGGCAAGACCAATTCAGTTCTCTTCAATACTGTAGACGGACAAGGTGGTAACGGCTTTGTCACTTTTCCACCGAGCAAACCAATTACGGTGAATATCGGAAAGCCAAACATGGACAACATACCCTCTAcataccctctacaacatacaaCATACCCTCTAAAATCCCTCTACCAAGGGAATGATTTGGAGAAGAGGTTGGAAAACTTTATCCCAAAAGATCAAATCACAGCTGTGAACATAAACGGCACAATGATCATCCCTGATCCAACAATCATTCAAGGGCTCTCGTATGTAATGCCATTGCTTCAAAGACCACCCAATTTGTGTTCTGTACCAACAATTGCTGTTCCTCTGAACTCCACCAAATATAATCCTTCactggacaataacacaaccctaaTGACATCTTTTAACAAATTCCCTTACCCAACCCATGCTGAGCTGTCCTGGCTAACTGCTGCGTCCAAGCACCCAGAGGAGCAAATAAAGGTGTGGTTCACTACCCAACGGCTAAAGCAAGGCATCACCTGGTCACCAGAGGAAGTCGAGGAAGCCAGGAAGAAAATGTTTAATGGCTCCATCCCACCCATACATCAGACCTTCACCGTTCTGCCTACCCCAATCTCTCAGCCTGCCAAAGCCACCCAGCCCCTTATTCAGACTAGCTTTGGGCAGTCTAATCTAGTACTGACAAGTATTGCTAATGGCTCAACCATGACCTGTGCTCCTGTTGCAGTGACTGTAGCCAGTTATGTGCAACCTCTCAAGCGACCCCTGACAACTTCCTCATTCGCCCCAGAATTAAAGCGCCCCATGGCGGCCCCTGCAGAAGACCCAAAGGAGAAGATACTAATGGCCCCTCCAGTTCCACAAAAAGAGAGACTTCCCATGGCCCCACCCCGAGTGCCCCCAGAATTAAAGCGATCTCTAGCACTTCCTATTATCGCCTCGGAGATGAAAAGGTCCTCGGCAGCACCTCTCATGGCTTCTAAAGGAAAACTGCCCTTGGCCACTCCACTTGTGAACCCCAAAAACCAGCTGCCAATGGCACCTTCTCCAATCTTCCCTAAAATGAAGAGACCTATTGTCACCCCTCAATTCAAGAGTTACATGCTGCCTCCTCCTTCATTCGTTTCCAAAGACAAACTTCCAATCACCCACTCTCTATTGGCTTCAGATTTAAAGTTACCAATCTCACCCCCTCTCATTGCCCCTCAAGTGAGGAGGCCAACAATAATCCAGTCAGTGTGGACTCCCCTCAAGGGCCCATTCCAACTCCCTAGCTTTTCCCAAGACGGCAAGAAAACAAAAACGCAAATAACAGAGATGAAGGCCGGATATGTCAGAGGACGTCTCTCTGAGGACAAAGTGCTCACCCCTCTTGGGGAAGCCAATGGTGTCTCTCGTGGGGATGCAAAGTGGGTTCATGACCAAGGGCCTCATGCACAGAACGGCATTCTACAGTTGTACAACGAGCTAGCATCGAAACCAGAACAGCAAAAATCAGTACAGACTCAATTTCCACTCTTGGAGAGAATGAAAGGGAAGACTTCTGAGCAGTTGAAGATTCTAGAAGAGAACTTCCAGAGAAACAGCTCTCCAACATACAATGACGTTGACAATCTAGTGACTGCAACCCAACTGTCGCGGGAGGAAATTGACAGCTGGTTTTTAGAGCGGCGGGCGCTGCGTGACAACCTTGAACAAGCTCTTCTAAACTCCATGGGCTCAAAGAGACTCAACGTTGATAAGCGTCAGCAACAACACGGACCGCTGAATGGTGTGCGCAAGCAAGGTGGCCATCCAAGAAGCTCTCCCTTTGCCATCATTGCCCCCACCACCACTTGCTCAGTGCCTCTAGACAGCAAATCCTTGGCTCTTCTCAAGGATGTTTTTGCACAAACTCGGTGGCCTTCCCCTGAAGAATACAATCAGCTTGAGGCCCAGACAGACCTGGCTCGCACAGAAATCGTCCGCTGGTTCAAGGACAGTAGGTCAGCACTGAAGAGTGGGACCTTGGAGTGGATGGAGTTTTTCCATAAACTGAACAGCAGTGGGCAAAATGGCGAGGGGGCGCTACTGAGCACAGAGAATGCTTTCAGCATAATCCAGCGCTACCAGGAAGTAAAGGCACCCAAGGTGGAGGATATTGGGAGGCTAACGGAGCATGCCAGTCTTAGCAGCCAGGAGATCAAGGAATGGTTTGCCAGCAAATTGAGACAAAACACATCTGATATCAGCCAGAATTGTGGCCAAAATGGAGGCTCTCGAGAGGGGTTCGGGAGCTGGATGGAGGAAACCAAGGGGATGGATGCACGCATGGGTGCTAAGGAGCTGGTCTCGGACAAAGACAGGATGATGGAGGATGCTTCTGGAAGGGTGACTGGATAA